The following DNA comes from Quercus robur chromosome 1, dhQueRobu3.1, whole genome shotgun sequence.
AGCACACAAAGTTTATTTCGGTGCAACATTACTtattctatattaaaaaaaattgtattacatattatatatatatatatatatatatattgatgtttACAAAGCTACGCATTCTTGGCTTGGAAGAATTCCAAACGACGGGCAACACAACATATGACCAGTGcgacacccaaaaaaaaaaaaaattatatgtatttattgacccaaaaaaaaaaaaaaaagtatctttgACTAGAAAAAGTAAACTTATATGCCTTTTCTTTTGTAGGAAAATAAGTCCACTAAACTAAAAcaagtatatttatattatattgtcgaagaaagaaaagtatttgtttgattattgGGTCATGCTATAAGTATTCTTAGGAtattggttaataattcattttaagaaagttttaacatcatttttatgggaaatgaaaaaagctgttaaaacattaattgtttttttttttttttctcataaaaactttcttttaatAGATTATTAACCAATGCCCGAAGGGtattcgttagcatttccccTTATTATTTTGTTAGAATGGTTCCCTCTTTCTCCATGGGAAGTAACTTTGTTGAAAATATCATATTAATTAGTGTTCCTTTTATTatcttaaaatagtttttaaacaagcttgtgttctttttcttttcttttcatttttctctatctcacttcattttttgctttctatattatttaaacaagatcgagttcaagttacatttgaggtaactttaaaaaatattacaccacttAATACTTTTTAATTAGATGCAAGTTTTATCAAAttcatcattggattacattatcttcatgattgcaaaatttcaaagtgatcaaattaaagatcaatattCATgtcattaattaatcaattttttaaattcgaGTTTTTGTagcttaaaataatatataaaagatgagtttacaaaTCGAATAGTAAACATTAtctgattgacatgaaaattggcatgcatgtcaATTAAGAACATATACAACATGTAATCTAACTGcgatattttcaaaatatgtacttaataataaattattgagTGGTGATATtatataaaagatgagtttatgaattgaatagtaattaaataatattcaaatgacatgaaaattgacatgcatattAATTAAGAATGTATAGAACATGTAAATCAACgataagattttcaaaatattaatttaataataagttattggatgatatgatacTACTTAAAGTTATCTATATATACACTTTATtaatggaatttaaaaaaaaaaaaaattggagggaAATAAATGAAATTCATCAAACATATTCAATGGTCAATATATCTTGGCGTTAGAAACCATTACTCCTAGACACCAAACTCTAACCTCTTCATTTATAGCTATGTTGAAATTTTTAATAGTCAAAAAGGGATTAATAAATTTATCCTCTCTTACACGGCGACATGGTCCGGTTTTAGTTTTTTCAGTCCCTGCAAGAATTAAATGATATAATTAATATTGTAACAAATTTGATTGGACCTAGTCATTTGAGGTGAGCCTTTATAGTATCGTAGGCATTAAGGAATATAAGAAAGCGAAAGCCCTAAAAACGAAGGTATATTGTATATATACCGTTAGTGTGTGTTAATTATTGCCAAATGAATCATCTTTGCTTAGACTTTCTCCCCTTAAAGCTAAAGGTCGTATTCTCGTGTATATATTCGGCACAAAAAGAAGTATACTCCTATAAGCTTACGTCTGAAATTAATCAAGCTAGCTCGATAGAGGTATATGACCAAGTATTCTATCAATATAATTCAACTTTTCATAGTATGACTAATACAAATTAATGAGAActtataaaattgtttttgatgaCTATTCAGTCCAAGAaattttatatagaaaaaaaaaaaaaaaaagtcatgctAAGGAAAACAAAAGGCGGTTCATGGAAGTAATTAAAAACCCCATAAAATGGGAAGGAAGAAGTTACTAATTactaatatgaaaaattgaacaACAAAATCCACCCACTTCCTTCCACCCATCTTCTTTCATTTTGACTTAAGCCATCACTTCTTTGTAAAATCACAAAACATTTATGATTGATCACATCTCACTCATTTTGTCAAATACTAGTAATAAATAAAGGCAACTCACACAAGACACAACAACTTGGCGAAAACAAACGGCCAAAGAGAAGGCACCAACCGCGTATAGTCTATTCCCATTAGTAATAGTCATACATATACACACTATTACTGACAGGACATCGTCAACTGTTTCGTTTCTCGTAATTTCTACCGGACCCACTTCCTACCTCCCTCGCTTTTTTCTCCCCAACACTCCACGTCACCCTCTCTGTCTCTCAATCTATATATACCCCCCACCACTCACCACAATTCTCcatcaaaaaccaaaacaaacaatttcaACTTCTGCAcactagctctctctctctctcattctcattctacaacaaaacaaagaaagaaaaacaaaaagctttTGTGATATTTGTTAATGCCAAGTAAAGGAATGAGGAACGTGTTTTTCAAATCAACTTCACCTTCACCTTCAAGAACAGCGATGATTCCTCCAGCTTCACCTAGCCGCACTTTCTCTGAGTCTCTAATGGACGAGAACATTGAGATTGCTGAGTCTCTTATTACCAAATGGGACTCTACAAACGTTTCTTCCTTTGCAAACGTCACCTCGCTTTTCCACGCCGATCCTCACGAGGCTAAACAGTATTTGAACTCTGTTAGAGACTTACAGGCCGCTATGCAGCACTTGGTTACCGAGAACTCGAGCTCTGAAAAGATTGTCGCGGCTCAGAATTTGATGCAACTTGCTATGAAGAGGTTGGAGAAGGAGTTCTATCAGATTTTGTCTGTCAATAGGGCTAACTTGGACCCTGAATCGGTTTCGGTTCGCTCGTCGAGATCTTCGGCGGCGAGGTCGAGCACTTCGGATTTTGACGAAAGCGATGAGTCGGAGGAGGACGAGTTCCGATTCGGGACTGAGTTGGATGACTCGCTCTCCGATGTGGAGAGAGTTTCGATGATCGCGATGGCGGATTTAAAAGCCATTGCGGATTGTATGATATCGTCTGGTTATGGAAGAGAGTGCGTCAAGATTTACAAGATAATTCGGAAATCGATTGTCGATGAGTCGCTGTATCATCTTGGTGTTGAGAGGCAGATTAGTCTTTCACACTTGCAAAAGATGGATTGGGAAATGGTGGAGTTGAAAATCAAAACCTGGTTGAACGCAGTGAAGGTCGCCGTGAAAACAGTCTTTTACGGCGAGAGAATTCTCTGCGACCACGTTTTCTCATCCTCAGATTCTATCAGAGAGTCTTGCTTCTCTGAGATTTCCAAAGAGGCCGCACTAATCCTGTTTGGATTCCCGGAAACCGTGGCAAAGTGCAAGAAAACCCCCGAGAAAATGTTTCGCACCCTGGACCTATACGAAGCAATATCAGACCTCTTGCCTGAAATCCAATCCATCTTCTCGTACGAATCAACCTCCACCGTCCGATCACAGGCCATTAATTCCTTGATCAAACTCGGCGATGCGGTGCGTACAATGTTAATGGATTTCGAAACCGCCATTCAAAAAGACCCGGCGAAAGCTACAGTCCCAGGCGGTGGGGTCCACCCCTTGACACGTTACGTGATGAACTATATCTCTCTCCTCGCCGATTACAGTGGCGCACTCGCCGATATAGTCGCCGACTGGCCTTTAAATCTACAAACTCCGTTACCTGAATCATATTTTGGTAGCCCAAGCGAGCTCGATGATAGCCCAGTTTCCGTACGATTTGCGTGGCTAGTCTTGGTTTTACTCTGCAAACTCGACGGCAAAGCTGAGCTATACAAAGACGTGGCACTCTCGTACTTGTTCTTAGCCAATAATCTCCAATACGTCGTCGCTAAGGTCCGCAGTTCGAGTTTGAAGCTTTTTCTTGGTGATGATTGGGTGAATAAGCATGAGTTGAAGGTGAAACAGTACGCTTCGAATTACGAGAGAATGGGATGGAGCAAAGTAATATCTTCGTTGCCGGAAGATCCAACGGCTGAGATTTCGCCGGACCAAGCCAGGGACTGTTATAAGAAATTCGGGGCGGCGTTTGAAGAGGCTTATAAGAAACAGAGTTCGTGGGTCGTGCCCGACCCGAAACTGAGAGACGAGATTAAAGTTTCGGTGGAGAGAAAGCTTAGTGCGGCGTACGGGAATTTCTATGAGAAGAATCGGGGCGGGTCGGGGTCATTTGTCAAATTTGCCCCTGATGATTTGGGGAATTACTTGTCGGATTTGTTCTATGGGAATGGGAGTACAGGGAGTGTTTCGTCACATTTGCGTGGCAGACGTGGAcattgagatttttattttggccgGTTTTTCTTGCCGGCCTTGGAAGTTTTTGAGACTTGTGTGTTTTATGCCAAACAAGAATATGGACAAAAGTAGCGCGTAAATAATAATTGACAGATGTATAGAGAACGATACAGCATTAatgttttaattgaaaaataagagaTGGTatgttgataatatttttacaataatgttgttacttgttattattattagggtaaaaaaataattttagtattatgttcaaatttgaaccactGATAATTaatcacctataatttgttgtaaaaatgttgtggatgtagcaccTCTCTTGAAAAATATGGGAAAAAATTTCTCACAAATTTTAGCTATGTCCATATATACTCAAGTGCTGGTACCCTTTATTCATTTTTGGCtgaaattttagagagagaatcTTTGGATAAAGAATGGcgattgtgattatttttagcTTATGACAGAAGGAGGAGTCAGcaagtaaaaattttgtaaaaggaGTAATATGCATGCATGGAgtcttatattttctatttgttcctTGATTAATTTAGGCCCGGCTTGGGTCATCGGTGAAAACCCATTTCCAGATTGAGTTTATAGAGTTTAGTTTAGCCGGAGTTAAGCTCAGCAATATACTGTGTGATGGCTCAAACAATAGAGGCAAGAGACAAGACACAAGAggaattattatttattaaaaaaatcccactcattgtcaccaaaaaaaaaaaatcccactcaTTAACAAGTATATAAAGCAGAAAAGGGGtacatgaataatttttttttaaattttaattttaaaaggaGGAATTAGCTATAATTGGGTTAGATAGATAGCTGGCTGGATTGGAGGAAAAGAGCAAAGATTGTTTCCAAGTCGttgaataattaattgaaagcctaaagtaaaaaatatttctagatTTTAACATCAAACATACTTGAATCCATATATCAGACTAACATATCTTGTAGTCTCATGCATTTGGTTTTCCCTACTTCAGTGGAAGAGAAGCGGTTCAACTTCAACTTATTGATGTAGAAATTATATATTCACAATGGCCGACTACAAGATAATACAAGATAGAAGTATATTCCTTTCCTCCATCTCCATGCAAAGAGGAGGACCCCCAAAACAATTTCTGTAGGCACAACAAAACATTGCTCTACTGATATGTAAAGAAAACCTTGAGTGGACGATATTTCAgattaacaaaatcaaaagccAATGTCAGAGCTCAAGCCTTAGGTACGTAGTTATCTTCCCACATGTCATTCACTTgtgaattggtttttttttttaatatgtctCATTGATAAAGTGGCACTTTTGTTTTGGGTCTTTATGTATCTTATATAGTGATTTTGTATTTCCCTATATCATGAACAAATGGGCTTCCTTGCCATTGAATAAGTTGTCATCAccatttttttgatgaataatgTGGCAATCATCTTTACTTGTTTCACATCCTGCATTAGTTGCCTGTGTGTAGTACTTCTCAATCAACCGCTATAAAGTTGTTTCCTAGTGATCCAATGAGTTCTGCAGACAAATGTTCTAGATAACATAGATTATATTGGTGGATAGGTAATTTAATGGCAGTTGAGCATTATGTGAAGTCATAGTACAAGGAGTGCTGACATCTATACATTCTATTAAGATGCAGAAGAATGGTCATATTTTTTAAGTACTTTAGGGGGAAAGTCTCCAACTTGACTAGGTAGGATGTTTCTATATCATGTCAATGAAGGAGGTTCGAATGTAATTtcccttataaaaataaaaaagaagagaaatacacCTCATGTGGTATAAGTAAATAAGCATATGCAATGCGCAAATAAAATGATCTTGTCCATATGAAAATTGGCTCTTTGTGTGTATGCGcgagaaaaaatgaaaatgaatacaagATTTGCTTCTTTGTTATTTCTGATGATATCATTGGAAGTTTAAACAATGGTCATTTGCAAATATGCATTGGTCAACGCACAATTATGCTTTTGTGTTGCTGAACTTGATACATACTTGatatgtgtttgtgttgtgCATAAACACAAACTGTTAAATGAACTGACAGAGTTGAAAGTGAAGCATAAGTGATGCAGATCATGTTGCTGAAAGTTCCTGGAACAATATTACTTCCAGTTATGTGGCTTATGTCTTTAACCTACATATGAAAGAGAATTATTTTGCCATTCTTCTcccctccccccctccccccttttATGTAGGATGTGCTGATGTGCCGGAACAAAACATTATCAATTTTATGTATCATCCATTCCTATGTGTAATTCTTGTTTTTCTACAAGGCACAACAAAGGTCCGATCAGAGGCAGTTGGAGCATTGTCAAAGAAAGAAGATTTGAAAGATGAAAAATCTTGTATTTGTTGCTAGAGTTActggtagagagagagagagagagagaatagagaagaaagaagactGAGAGGGAAGAACAGTGAAGAGTCAGAGAAgtgtgagaaaagaagaaaagaataagagaaaagagagagttaGAGAGTGAGAAgcaaagaggagagagaaaacaatattattttacttataCATACTAGTGACAGTAAGTTCTAAATACCCATACTTACTGTAGCTaagatggcaaaaaaaaaaaaaaaaaagtttacataCCCAAATGTGGGGGGTTTTTTAAGGCTCTAGTTAgtaaaatagcaatttttttttttttttttggggagggggggggggggggggggtttgtgTTTTACACCCcctaatgctaatgctctaaggtTGCATATATACAACCTCACTGTTCATAGGATATAAACctaaaaactaatattttattaactttcccacttctttctcttatttgattcttccttttctctttcttatctCCATTTGACTCTTCACTATGTCTCCCTCTTCTCTCTATTTCACCATGTCTCCCTCTTCTCTCTATATCACTCTTATCCGTCTCTCCCTCTACTCTCTATTCTCTTTATTCTCTCTAATCTATCTTTTCTTGTCTGACACATTTTTGGTTGGATAAATCGATGATAGCTGGGTTTCAGGGGTGGAGATTTGGTGGTTGTTGGGTTGGTTTCGATTGTGGGGTTAAATCAATGGGTGAGTTTTGGTGGTGGGTCTTAGTGATGGTGGGTTTTGCTGATGGTGGGTTTCAATGGTGGTTGGAttttagggatggcaatttggTGGTTGTGGGGTTGGGTTTCAGTGGTGGAGTTGAATCGGTGGCTGGGTTTTGGTGGTGGGTCAAAGTGATGGGTCTTGATGATGGTGGTTTCGGTGATGGTGGGTTGGTTGAtggttgttgtgggttttacAGCAACTATGGGTGGTGGGTTTTACAGCAGCTATGGGTGGTGGGTTTGGTAGGGTCTCTGTGTCTTGTCTCTTTCcctctttgtgattttgggttttttattttattttttattttatttttgtggtggtggtgatggattccaggtggtggtggtgtgctGTGGGGATAGTGGCTACTGTggttgagggtttttttttttttttttggctatgggGTTTGATTTTGGGATGGGTATTGactatggtggtggtggttggttttGATTGTTGTACTGGTGGTGATTGGTTACTTGGTTTTGATTGTTGTGCTGGCTGTTGCTGTTGTGAAGAATTGGTGTTTGTGGCTGAGTTTTAGTGAAAGGTGGGTTGCATGGGTTtactagagagagagacaaagaggaagagagaggaaatagagatagaagagaagagagagaaacaaattttttttaagtttgaagttTAACTTTTTCTAAGTTTGAAGTTTCCCAATAAATCACCACCATGCACCCTTGGTATGGTAGTCACTCTATAGGcataagtgcttgtgaggtgtgTAGAGCAAAGATCGGAATTCAAGTTTTTTAAAATGGagcttcatacacatatacacttagattaggctagagtagaaattctatcttgtataaaaaataaaaaataaaaaaataaaagtttccCAATAAATCCAAATAAATACTCCTATTCAAGATTTTATTGACTTTGTTAGTAAATGCCATGATATTAGGAGACATCGTAGAAGTGCAATCCAAATTTCCCTGTGTTTGGGTTGAATCATTTTTCGTATATAGAATAagttgaataaaattataattatagctaaaaaaaatctatagtatatataaataaaatccaagATGTTAACTCTTCATAATATGACACATAAAATTTAGAGACCTCACAGATATACAAGTGGGATCATGCCAAAAAACAAACTTGAACATAGTTATTCTAAGTTACTGTATCTAACCAAATAAACGAAGCAAGCTAACAAATGGCCAAATACATGAGGCTTATTAATAGATTGTAATAATGAGCCTCTAAACCTACCTTAAtcctttagttatttttttgtaagGGTTTTTATCAATTGGGTCTGTGAGTTATACAAGGAACTGAAGTAAGTATCCCTCTTCTATTTTACAATACCATTAGAGAATTTCTTTTCCTGTCACAAAATTCAATCACAACAACTCCATTGTGAGATGATAAAGATTTTCCCATCTCGACCTAATTATAAAAACTAGTTAAATTGCTTTTATTATTCCTCTCCTAGCCAGaatcaacaacaacatcaaaaaTAGTCCAGCTCATGtagttactttttttaattagatgagGAAAATTGATAATGAATTGAAATGTTACCAAATTTGCTTTTACTTACACCGACATGTGAATGTCGTTGATTCCCTGATAAAAAATGCTAAGGTTGACACTTGGTGTCGCGTACACATGGTGTCATTGTCAGAAATCTGAACAACCTTGAATATTTGAGAAAAAACAGAACTGGATTGAACCAGCAGGCCTGTTGATTTGCAGGGAATTTGCTTATTGAGAAGGAAATTCAACGATCTCGACCCAAATGTTTTCTGATTTTTAACCATACACACGCGGGTTCACATATTCAGGTCAATCTCTTTCAGTTTTTGTAATCTTGTGTAGAGAACATTGTGGGTCCATTAGGTCGAATTGTCACTACAATACGCGGTTCTCCTTCATAAGCATCCACCCATCCACAAACTAAGATCCGTTGATTTGATTATTTTCCAACCATCTAGATTCTAAATGACtagatcttttatttttaagattcttAATATATGTGTTGGAACTTGCAAGGACGATCGATGAAGCACCACATAAATTAAAGTAGTATTTTAGACAATGATTCAAGTATttaattatggtttttttttttcccctgaatAAGTACTTAATTATGGTGGGTCCCAATAAAAtcatctgaaaaaaaaattattgtcaaaTAAGGGATTATGTTTAGATCTTgtttacacaaaaaataaacttatttgtATGATTGTATCTTGAAACATTAGTAAAAAGTAATTATCACACAGGTTTCAACTCTTATcatttctctctaaaaaacaaaaaaaaaactcttatcatttcaaaaaaaattgaaattaaaaaaaaaatcaaataagagaGTTACTTTATACCTAATTATGGTGAACCACCTCAAGTTTAAAATAGTGGACCTGGCACTGTCATTTGAGtttgtattatttaaaaaaaaaaaaaacaataatttgagtttgtgttaaGGACAATTTAACTCTAAATTGGTTTGGAGTTATCTTTTTCAATTCATTATGTACCAATTTATAAGATTATCTAtgagtattttttattattataggaatctatatataattattatttaaacaagtcatatgatgtattaaaaaaattataactaaaacTATATATGAATGATCTCTTTAATTATTACATCATATTTGGTAGTAAAATAGCTTCAAATTAATTTAGAGCCATTTATGCTCGTAGCAACTTGGAACAAAGAAAGGCTCATAATGCTGTCCTTGTTACATGGGTTATAGAAAGTTCACCTCTTTGGGCTTCTTGTTAATCCCGAAAAGGATAAATAATAGTGTGAAGtcaaatattgtaaaatgtCATGGTTGACGGCCGTAAATTGTAGCTAGATACCAAGACatccacaaagaaaaaaaaatgttaaaaacataaactattgtataaattgttgatgtggtaagagcttattgataaataaaaagaaaatattaaagtcataaactattttacaaacttttttacaatttatagTTATTGGTAAGTAGAAAATATGATATTAGTGGTGAGTCaagatgaaaattaaaaaaaaattactcaaaaaGTAGTAGGCCATATGAAAATTAGTAAGAATTTGCcaaaatagtttgaaaaaatattgtaaaatattcaGTGTGACTACTGTAGCATTACAACAAATTAAGGGCCGGGAAATAGCTTGATGTGCCTAATCCTAACCATGATTACCGGATGAAGGTTAAAGGAAAATGACACTTGTTTAATGTTTATTCAGTAGACGCCACAATAGATTTCCTTATTAATTTGGCCGGCTTCTAGAATTTAGTAGAACTTCAGATAAGCAGAACTCTGCGATATTTCATATTTCTtaacttttcaatttcttttaagGTGAAATTGAGCAATATATAAGTCCATAACCTATATTCTTCTGCATTCTATGTATGATATTTATAATATCTTAGTTCACGTTTCAATTCCATGTAAGAAGGTAGAACTAAACAATTTATGGGCTACTATAATAATTATCACACTGTAATTTGGACCTATGTgtatataagaaattttttaaagcaTCAGACCGCCTTAAAATATTGAGCTTTTGattgtcaatatatatatatatatatatctatagagcatttaaaaaaaatttatatgataatttgtttgcaaatattaaaattcttgttttctATATCTCACAATGGAttacaaaaaatgaaattttatattaCGTACATATCTCTTACATAATCAACAATTTAGCCAACTGTTAGAAGtattggttaaataattaaattcaccatatttcaatagtttaaacttttagaacAATCGATAATTTAACATAGTATTAGAACATGAGATCCTAAGTTCGATCTTTGTCTTCTCCACTCTATCTCCCACTTAAATTCCTACGTATTGAGTCTCATTTATCAAAAAGTAGTTTTGGCCCACATGTAAAGGAGAATGTTAGAAGTATTAGttatatgattaaattcactataTCCCAATAACTTTAAGCTGTGGGACACTTAagatatttttttctcattgtaAGATATTTAGAGGTGAGTTTGGATTAAACTTGTAttttagtttattgtttatgtctctatatatatatatatatatatatatattaaagcatTTTTTTAGAGTATAATTGAtacatttgtttattttcaacaaataagcaaaaaatTTGTTGGCAAAAAAACTAGTCTAAACATACGATTACTAGAACAATTTGTAGGGTGTACAAAGGACTGGATGGCAGCAAAAAGCTTTATTCCAATAGTTTCAGAAATAGACCAAACAAAAAGCTTATGGGTCCATTAGCTAGACGTCATTCATGATATCACGAAGATATTCTCGATTCCTCGTTGGTTCTGAGTGGTATTTTCGGCCACTAGCAATATTGAAACATATATCAATATGAAGTTCGAGGTTAGGTCTTTATCAGAATTTAGAAACATGCACCACCTTCTAGCAAAATTTGACCCTCAGTATAACCTTGTTTACGAATGCACGCAGGATACTATTTATTACcaaatgtttttaatttctaattacATGGAACAAATGTCAAGTGATCAATGCACAGTTTCTTTGATTTAATTACTTCCGCTGAATTAATCAATCTGCTACATGCAGATCGACCTATCTAACATAGTGTACTCGTAATAAATAATACTTACGAGTTACGATCAAGttgtatattattatttttaattttaaccagtttgaagtttgaactatGTCCTTGacattttcttacaaaattttcaacccctagtttcaaattttgtagAGAAATTCAACCTAGCTAGTTTTGTCATGttcaagagggagagagagagagagagagagagagaatgatttCTGGCtcctagaaaaacaaaaacaaaaacaaagactgAAAAAATGTAGACACGGTTGTATTTTTCATTCTCAACCTGAAAAAGAAGGGTTCAATATTATGTGTCTAAATTAACCATAGAATGAGAGAAAACCACTCAGTGTGCAGCTGGTGTCCATTAGATCAAGGTTTCAATAATTAGGGCAACCATACTACTTATTTTATACTTATTAGAATATTAATTCGCATCATTGGCCGAGCTATGTAGAGGTGAGCAATTTCAAGCTTGAAGTTGTAAAACTAATACTCAATCCATCACAGAGAACTTCCTCGATGATTACAAGGAAACTCAACATTTATTTTACTCATCAGTATTGTGTTTACATTTTAAGTAAACTCTTTACTGGATACAACTTTTAGTCAACCAT
Coding sequences within:
- the LOC126732483 gene encoding exocyst complex component EXO70H1-like, coding for MPSKGMRNVFFKSTSPSPSRTAMIPPASPSRTFSESLMDENIEIAESLITKWDSTNVSSFANVTSLFHADPHEAKQYLNSVRDLQAAMQHLVTENSSSEKIVAAQNLMQLAMKRLEKEFYQILSVNRANLDPESVSVRSSRSSAARSSTSDFDESDESEEDEFRFGTELDDSLSDVERVSMIAMADLKAIADCMISSGYGRECVKIYKIIRKSIVDESLYHLGVERQISLSHLQKMDWEMVELKIKTWLNAVKVAVKTVFYGERILCDHVFSSSDSIRESCFSEISKEAALILFGFPETVAKCKKTPEKMFRTLDLYEAISDLLPEIQSIFSYESTSTVRSQAINSLIKLGDAVRTMLMDFETAIQKDPAKATVPGGGVHPLTRYVMNYISLLADYSGALADIVADWPLNLQTPLPESYFGSPSELDDSPVSVRFAWLVLVLLCKLDGKAELYKDVALSYLFLANNLQYVVAKVRSSSLKLFLGDDWVNKHELKVKQYASNYERMGWSKVISSLPEDPTAEISPDQARDCYKKFGAAFEEAYKKQSSWVVPDPKLRDEIKVSVERKLSAAYGNFYEKNRGGSGSFVKFAPDDLGNYLSDLFYGNGSTGSVSSHLRGRRGH